The sequence below is a genomic window from Paenibacillus silvisoli.
CGGTCATCACCAAGCCGGAGAAGGGCGACAACATTTATTTGACGATCAACCGCCAAGTGCAGGAAGCGACGGAGCAGGCGATCTTGGATCAGCTGCATTATTTGCAGACGACGTCGGAACGCGATAAGCACGCGGAAAACGCGAAGACCGGCTACGCGGTCGCCATGGAGGTCAAGACCGGCAAAGTCATCGCGATGGCGAGCATGCCGGACTATGACGCGAACATTTGGGAAGGCGGCAAAATCAGCACCGACGACTACGACAAAATCAGCAACGTGCTGCAGAACGGCACGATCAGTCCGGTCATCGGCCCCTATAAGGATCCGAAGGAGCAGCGCAAGCATCCGTCGTCCATCGTGTTCTTGGGTTCGACGCAGAAGCCGCTGTCGATTCTGATCGGCTTGAACGAGCAGCTGTTTACGACGACGACAACGTATACCGATACCGGTTCGTTCTACTACGGTAAAGAAGGGTCGTACCGCCGGAGAATCGGTAATGCCAAAGGGCACGTATACGGCGTATTGGACCCGGCACGCGCGATCGGCAAGTCTTCCAACCCGTTCATGGCGAAAATGGTCGGCGATGCCCTATACCGGAAAGACCCGGAGAACGGCGTTCAAATCTGGGACAGCTACGTGAAGCAGTTCGGCCTTGGCGCCGATACCGAGAGCGGCTTGCTGAACGAGAGCGACGGCGTTATCGGGTACTTCCACGAGCAAGAGGCGGCCAGCTCGCAGTCGGCGCTTATCTTGGCGTCCTTTGGCCAGATGGGCCGCTATACGACGCTGCAGCTCGCGCAATACGCGGCAACGATGGCGAGCCACGGCAAACGGATGAAGCCGCAGTTCGTCAACGAAGTCCGCGATTCCGAGGGCAATGTCGTGCAGAAGTTCCAGCCTGAGGTGCTGAACACGGTCAATTTCCCCGAAAAATATTGGAAAGAAATCGAAGACGGCATGCTGCAGGTTAGCGTAACCGAGTTCAACAACGCGCCGTACAAGGTGCTGCGGAAAACGGGTACGTCCCAGCAGCAGGTCAGCGGCGCTACTGTGGAGAACTCCGTATTTATCGCGTCAGCCCCTGCCGACGATCCGGTGATCTCGGTCGCCGTCGTCATCCCGGAAGGCGGCTTCGGCGCATACGGCGCGGCTCCGGTCGCGCGGAAGATTCTCGACGCCTACAACGACTACATCGGCTTCGACGGCGTGCCGAAGAAGCAGCCGGCCACGCCTCCGGCGAACGGCGCCGGTAATGCGGCGACCCCCCCGACGGGTACGGGGACGGCAAATACAACAACGCAGCCGTAAGGCTCTGCGAGTGAAAGTTGGAGAAGAGGCTGGGAGCACGATTTCGTGCACTCAGCTTCTTTTTTCGCAAGTTTGGCGGGTGAGAGCACGAAATGATGCTTTCGAGTATGTAGCGACAGAAGAATAGGTTAGTTTTGGACGTTGAGAGCACGATTTCGTGCACTCAGCTTCTTTTTTTGCGTATTTGGCGGGTGATAGCACGAAATGAAGCTAGCTGCAGTGTTCTATAACGGAGCTCCCGCATGTTGCACAAGAGAAACATTTTTGCATAACATAAACCATACCCGTGAAAACGATTACTAGCAGCGCAAAGGAGGACTCCATATGCGACGCTCCAAGAAGCATTCCGCGATTCGCCGTTTGCTGTACGCCATTTTATTTCTTGCCGGTACGTTCATCGGGGTATGATCGAACCCGCGGCAAGATGGGACACAAAAAGCACAAGATCGGATAACGCGCTCGCGCGCCATCTTCACTATAATTAGGTACAGGTTTGGATTCTGCTAAGAATGTGCTAAAATTGGTACAATGCTCGTATCAGAAGCTGCAAGCTGCTTTACAGGGAGGGCTTCATGGGAACAATCAAATTAGTCGCATTGGACATGGACGGAACGCTGCTGAACGATCGTCAAGAAATTAGCGGCGAGAACGCGAAATGGATTCAGAAAGCGCTGGATGCCGGGGTAACGGTATGCTTCGCGACAGGCCGGGGCTTTCCGAGCGCGCTGCCTTACGCGGAGCAGCTGAAGCTGGATACGCCGATGATTACGGTCAACGGCGGCGAGATTTGGAGCCGTCCGCATGTGCTCCACAAGCGCACGCTGATGTCGGCCGTGACGGTCGAACGGCTCCACAAGCTGGCGCTGCAGCATCCGGAATGCTGGTATTGGGCGTACACGACGATGGACATCTACAACAAGGAAAAGTGGATTAAGCCCGCGGACAATTACGAGGCGCATCACTGGCTGAAGTTCGGTTATTATACCGA
It includes:
- a CDS encoding peptidoglycan D,D-transpeptidase FtsI family protein — protein: MVQEDPQKREIANRRNFSFRLNLFFFATFFLFSVLIVRLAILQFVEGPSLREEEEKRGSTNVLIPPIRGNIYDSGGKAVAYSTSTQSLYYSIEPGTKKEDSVALAARLLEEFQRDGDPKSAVTLEQIVKNMDLDYKKNTVSVPRRIKSGLTPKEIAYFMENRDLYSGIDIVEESIRHYDTSKFAVQLVGYLKKFGGGAENNLYKDRAKTDDPRMKYLQQEDVGFDGLEYMFQDVLRGKNGLKTYPVNAASRIIGPPVITKPEKGDNIYLTINRQVQEATEQAILDQLHYLQTTSERDKHAENAKTGYAVAMEVKTGKVIAMASMPDYDANIWEGGKISTDDYDKISNVLQNGTISPVIGPYKDPKEQRKHPSSIVFLGSTQKPLSILIGLNEQLFTTTTTYTDTGSFYYGKEGSYRRRIGNAKGHVYGVLDPARAIGKSSNPFMAKMVGDALYRKDPENGVQIWDSYVKQFGLGADTESGLLNESDGVIGYFHEQEAASSQSALILASFGQMGRYTTLQLAQYAATMASHGKRMKPQFVNEVRDSEGNVVQKFQPEVLNTVNFPEKYWKEIEDGMLQVSVTEFNNAPYKVLRKTGTSQQQVSGATVENSVFIASAPADDPVISVAVVIPEGGFGAYGAAPVARKILDAYNDYIGFDGVPKKQPATPPANGAGNAATPPTGTGTANTTTQP
- a CDS encoding Cof-type HAD-IIB family hydrolase, producing the protein MGTIKLVALDMDGTLLNDRQEISGENAKWIQKALDAGVTVCFATGRGFPSALPYAEQLKLDTPMITVNGGEIWSRPHVLHKRTLMSAVTVERLHKLALQHPECWYWAYTTMDIYNKEKWIKPADNYEAHHWLKFGYYTEDAEMREAILKEVSTWGGLEITNSSPSNLELNPEGVSKAAAIRELCKLLGIEMSQVAAMGDSLNDIAMIREAGLGVAMGNAQDEVKAAADAVTVTNEEDAVAHLIRDYVLKG